The Actinomycetota bacterium genome segment GCATTTTCACATCTTGGGCAAAAGACAATTTAGCTGGCCTCCTGGTTAAAAAATGGTGCTATAACAGGTAGCATATAATAAAGGGGAGGGATTTTTTTGTCTCCAATTACACAAAAAATTCATCTTGATTTTAATAAAAATCATTCCATAGCAGAGCTGCTGGGCCACAAAGATCAAGTTATAAGGCAGATTGAAGAAGAATACAATGTGGATATTTTTGTTCTGGGAAATGTAGTTGAAGTATCCGGAAAAAAGAATAATGTGGAAAAAGTAGCCAGGCTTCTACAGGACTTGGTGCTACAAATAAACCTGGGCCAAAGCATAAACCAGCACAAATTGGATGGTCCAATAGAGCTGGCTGAAAACAAACAGGGTTTAAAATCAGCTGATATTTTTGCCAGCCAAATAGTTATAAATGGCGGCAAAAAGATAAAACCCAGGACCCAGGGGCAGCTGCGTTATGTGCAATCCATAAAAAATAATACCATAGTATTTGGAATAGGCCCTGCCGGAACCGGTAAAACTTATCTGGCCCTGGCTATGGCTGTAAATGCATTATGCCAGAATGAAATAGGTAGAATAATTTTAGTTAAGCCGGTAGTGGAAGCAGGAGAAAAATTAGGGTATCTTCCCGGAGATATATATGACAAGGTTAGTCCCTACCTTAAGCCTTTGTATGATGCCTTATACGAGATGCTGGATGTAGAAATATTCCAGCAGTATATGGATATGGGCATTATCGAAGTAGTCCCCCTAGCCTATATGAGGGGCAGGACCTTAAATGATTCCTTTATAATACTGGATGAAGCCCAGAATGCTTCTCCAGAGCAGATGAAGATGTTTCTAACCAGGCTGGGCTTTGGCTCTAAAGTAGTTATAACCGGAGATATAACCCAAATAGACCTTCCCCGGGAAAAAGAATCAGGCCTGGTGCTGGTTAAAGATATTTTAAAAGAAATTGAAGGTATAGAGTTTGTATATCTTACCTCCAAGGATGTTATCAGGCATAAGCTGGTACAAAAAATAGTAGATGCCTATAAATCCTATGAAGATAGTAAAGAAACAGAACAAAAGATAGATAAAATAGATGATAGCCAAGAACAATAAATTAAAAACCCGGACCCAGGAAATCATAAAAGCTGAAAATGGCGATGGCCCCAAGACGAGATGGTTCTTGAGTCCTTGGGCTAAAAAAGTATATATTTTTGTGCTGTCTTTGGCAGCTATTGTAGCTATGCTATCCTATAATTTTACTCCGAATATAGAAATTGAGCTGGGGAGACCCGCCCCCCGTACCATTAAGGCTACCAAAAATTTGGAATTTGAAGATGAGGCTCAAACAGAAGAAAACCGG includes the following:
- a CDS encoding PhoH family protein, which translates into the protein MTQKIHLDFNKNHSIAELLGHKDQVIRQIEEEYNVDIFVLGNVVEVSGKKNNVEKVARLLQDLVLQINLGQSINQHKLDGPIELAENKQGLKSADIFASQIVINGGKKIKPRTQGQLRYVQSIKNNTIVFGIGPAGTGKTYLALAMAVNALCQNEIGRIILVKPVVEAGEKLGYLPGDIYDKVSPYLKPLYDALYEMLDVEIFQQYMDMGIIEVVPLAYMRGRTLNDSFIILDEAQNASPEQMKMFLTRLGFGSKVVITGDITQIDLPREKESGLVLVKDILKEIEGIEFVYLTSKDVIRHKLVQKIVDAYKSYEDSKETEQKIDKIDDSQEQ